A region of the Paramormyrops kingsleyae isolate MSU_618 chromosome 6, PKINGS_0.4, whole genome shotgun sequence genome:
AAATCACTTCCTTGCTGTTATCTTCTAGATGGAAGTATCTGCTAAGCATATGGCAAAGAACGGACTCCAAACATGGAAGCATTTCACAGTAACGCGTCTGCGGCCATCAGATGAAAAAGGGCAAAGTACAATGTGAATTTAACAGAAGGCTCTGCACCAGGGGTgcgcaatcttatccacaaagggccggtgtgtacgcaggttttcgctgcacctccctaattaggtcactaattagaggactgatttgctgaagagtcctcacacctgggtttgaacagctgacctaaaggttacccctaaaacccacacacacaccggccctttgcggataagacagGCCACCGCTGCTCTGGACTGATGACATAATAcacaggagggaaaaaaaaactaacacaaGGTGGAGAACTGAATGATTCTATATGACGTCAAGGAGTGAGCATGAATCATCTGCTACCGAATGTGATTCAGCTTTCAGTCTTTCTCCTTAAAAGACAAAACAATGAGCACAAATTGGTATGTTGAGAAGTAATTTCCTTCCAAATGCAAAGAACTCAACATGTCCAGAAAAAGTGATTGCTGAGATATTTATGATGACATGGCTAAATAttctgtgagcccccccccccccaaccaccaacACTTTGAACAATTCAGTTTAATTTAGTAttggatggggaaaaaaatagtaGTGCAACTTCATGAGAAAAATTACTTTAATTTGCCATTTAAACACTGAAGCTAAACTGCTGATGGGATCAATCAGAAATTAAGGATATTGCTGTGAATCAAATGTGCGTATAATCATAAAAAAGTTTAACGTCTCTTAGTCATAAGTATATAAATTTCAGTAAGATTACATTTAATGATAAATTACCAGTGTGATATACGTGGATAACCAACTGATGTAAATCTACAAACGCGTGCTCACACATCCTCCCGGAGAAACTGATCCTTTGCTGAATAACTAACCTATGAGGATAGAGAGCGAATCCCACGACGGCACACTCTGTGGGGCTGAGGCTGTCATTGaacaggggatgggggggggctgctaaTGAAATACCACTGCTGGTAAACCTTGGCTACACATCACAGACCCACTCTGGTGTGGCTGCGGACGTTTGTTTATAGAAATTCAGTGTCTGTAAAATCGCTCTTATTGGAAAGCTTTGTGCTACCAGCCATTAGTGATTTTTTCCTCCCTTAATGCCCGTGCACACTTCGCACGTTATGAGCACCAGAAGGTGTCTGAATTGGTGACGGAGCTGGCTCTCTGCACACAGATAATGGCCGTTTATGGCTGTctttattttattgcattttctgGGGGGAACAAAAGCCATCAGCAAGGTCTGTCCCGGAATGAGCGCCAGGCCGCATCTCAAACACCCCGAGCACTTTTGTGCAGCTCATGCCTGTCTGTGACTATTCATCTCACTCCTGCCCCCATcaacagagagggagggggcaggTAAGAGAGCTCAGTTAGGAAAGGAAGGAAATTACACACAGCAGGCTGTTCCTATGTAACACCAgtaaacctccccccccccattccagaTATTCTACATTTCCATTCgtttttactgttttttcaTGTTGTTTCTGTAACCATACATCAGGCTATTTCACAGTATACATGTTTAAGTGCTACAGATTCAATTATTCAATTGCTGGCAAAATTCTGAACATCCTGCTTTGTTCTTGTTGTCAATGTGAAGCAAACAGTCAAACACTAACCAGTGTTCCTAATGACCTGGGAATGGCCATCCCCTTCCTCTCCTTGGACATCACGGTAACACTAACCAGTGTACCTAATGACCTGGGAATGGCCATCCCCTTCCTCTCCTTGGACATCACGGTAACACTAACAAGTGTTCCTACTTATCTGGAGATGGCCACCCCCTTCCTCTCCTCAGACACCACAGATGCACAGAACATGGACGTCCTGAAATGACACTCAATGCCAGCGAGAAAGGTCCTCCTCTCAGACCACAATAGGAGTGTCTGAGAAGACAGAGCTGATGGATTCCGCGTCTGACTTCTTCCTCCTGCTCTTCTGGCCCTCTCCCTCCTGCTCGTTGACAAGGCCCACTTTGCCATTCTGACCCTGAAGCTCCTTGGGATCAATGAAGGCCACGTGACGAGCAAGGCCAGCTCTAGCGCCTAGTTCATCAGGACCGGGAGAGGCACTGAGCGCAGAAGAGCGAACGCTGTCCTCACGGTGAGCCTTGGCCCGGCCACCATGACCCAGACAGCAGAAGCAGCGGCAGGGTGTCAGATACAGGTaaaccagcaccagcaccacgCTGGCCAAACAGCCCACCAGTGTGGTGTAGCCTGTGTTGAGTGTCTCACCAGCACCATCCAGGGTGAAGTTATGCACCCTCAACAGCACATAGAGGGTCTCATTGACAGACTGGCCCACCGCAAAGCAGGTGTAGAGACCAGAGTCCCCCGGCCGTATAGGGCTGATCCTCAAACTTCCATCTGGTAGCACCACAGTGCTCTGGTTTCCAGCAGTGGGAACCACTGTGTTGCTGGGTGTCACCCAAGTTTTGACCATGTCACGGTGCCGTGTGTCACAGCCAAGGATCAGCGTCTGGTCCAGGTAGGCCTCTTCATCAGACTCCGCGAACGTGCTGCAGTTCATGTACTCCCCATTCAGGTCGATGATTCTCACCATGGCCTTCTGCGGGCCAGGCAGGACGCACGTGTGCTCGTCCTTGAAGTCCATGGCGGAGTTCAGCTGCCGGATGTTCCAGTGAGCCAGCAGGCTATAGAGCTCACAGTTACAGTCCAATGGGTTGTTATGGAAGTAGAGCCCATTCTTGATCCAGGCAGGCAAGGCTTGGAGTTCCCGTATGGGCAGGGCCTTGAGCCGGTTGGAGGATACATCCAGCAGGCTGAGTCTCTCCAGCCGAGTCCTCTCCTTGACCAGCTCCAAGGGGAAGCGGGACACCTGGTTCTGGCTCAGGTAGAGTTTCTGTAGACTGCTGAGACCCACAAAGGCCGAGCGGTCGATCTGGGAGATGTGGTTGTTGTACAGCAGCAGCACCTCCAGCTGGGCCAAGGGCTCGAAGATTAACTCGTCCAGCTGCCTCAGCGCATTGGATGACAGGTCCAAGTAGCGCAGGCGGGCAATGTGGACGAAGGCCTGCGTGGACAGGAAGCTCAGGCTATTGTGGCTGAGCAGGAGGCTGTGGAGTTTAGGCAACTTGATGATGGTCCACTCAGCGCGCAATCCAGAGATGCCATTATAGCTGAGATCCAGCACCGCCGCGTACCACGGCAGGCCGGCCGGTACAGCCGTCAGGTTCATCTTTGAGCAGCTGACGATGTTGCTGGCGCAGATGCATGTTTTGTGACAGTTGAGGTTGGAGCCCATCGCCCCTGGCGGTGGCAGGAGGAGGCCCAAGAGTAGGGAGATGCACAGAGCCACCTGTGTACAGCGATTCCGGTCAACCCCCGAGGATAGACAGAGAGCACCGGAGTTGGGCTCCCCCACTGAGTTTACAGAGAGCATGGTGCTGGACCTCCTTCGTCTAGCAGGCATCTGCAATCACCCAAACCTATCCGAGCAGCATGGAGCAGAAACTGGCTGAGGTCCATACAGCGAAGATCAAATGCTAGAAGCAAAACAAGGACAAGGTTATGCATGCTGGATATCAACACTGGGGGTAGGAAGGTAAGCGTGACAATGTTACTTGGTTCTCCTGATTATACCGGACACTTAGGCATACACAGGAAAGGGCAATACAGGCAAAGCTCTTTCATCTATTTTATGGCGCGTTTTTGAAACACAATACACGATGGTCCTATTAGTGTGTTTACTTGTACTAAGGAACTGCTATCTTAGAAAAACAGCACGCTGAGTGAAAGCTGGCGCCATCCAATGAAAACGCAAGTAAGGTGTAAGTTAAATGTTGCATTGCAGCATTTCAGATATGGAAgtatacatgtttattatataTGTCAATACAAACACTGAAGCTACTCGTAGCGGTTCGTGCAAATTACCTCCAGCTTCTTCTCCCGAGCACCAGCATTCAGGCTTGATTGATCTAAAGTCCGCTCAGAACACCGGCTGCATGGCTATCTATCTTCAGCTGAAGGATTGTAgtacatacagtaaaatccactGTGGTTAAAAAAGACGTTAAAATACTGCAAATAGCAGTAGTCTGAAAAGAACGCAAACGTAAATATCTTTAAGCAGTCCTCGCTTCGTTGTGCTGCAATTCGTAAAGAAATAAGTCAGTTAATCTGTATATAAAACCCATCCTTGAATAATTTCTCCACTCTTCGAGGCCTCTGAAATTGCATTTCCATCTGCTGCAAGTCAGGGGGAAATAAGATGATGCAGGCGCGATGCTGAAATCCGCTCCGATTCTCTTCGCTTTCATTCACTGGGGCGCAAGTTCCTCCGAGCGGATCACTGGTTAGACAGCGCACCGTCGCCAGGCAGCCGGCGGCGTTCCGTGCCAGACGCTTCTGCGACGCGATGTTCGCTTACGTGTGTTTTCAGCAGGAGAAACAACAGCCCGCATTGGCTTGACATAACGCAGCCTCTGATGAGTAATCGGCCGCTCTCCCGGGACACGGATTGGCTCGGGAGCGAAAGGGCAGCCGCAAGACGGCTGTAAAGCCAGGTGCTGGGCTCGCCCttattgttattactattatataATATGTATAGACCTTTCGATTTGCGTCTTAGAAAATATTTTTCCCTAATAACAATATTACCTGATGGCCAGATGGTTGAGCGCTCTCAGTATGACCACAATAAAATTAGAAAACCGTCACTCACAAATCGTGTAGCCTATTTTTCGCTCCCCTATGGGACATGCTAAGGAACGGGTTCTGTGTCTGAGCTATCGTTTACGCTTTTACATATAAGCTGTTCGTATTGATGGTAATTTGATAAAAGTCAACGCATCTCTACGTGTGACGAATTAAATCATCTGAAGATGTAAAATTGCCCGAAAAAAATCCTTGCGGGCTCAAATGCATAGAGCACTCTAGAAAATCGGTCTGCGCGCGCTTAGCCTCCCCTCACTTCTGCCGCTTCCTTAAATTGTCTTTTGCTTACAAGCGTCCGTCTAGTAACCCACACACAATCCCGCCGCCTAAACACTGCTacccaaacaaaaacacacgtCAATAGTTTCATATTTACACTTAAACGTTTATTATAAAAATTGAGgaattaataaatcatttaatgaacCTATGGGTGAGATATCCATATCCAGCAATATCCATATTTGATCCATAAATAATGCAAACTGTTGAACAGATTGATCTGAAAATCTGCATATTCATGGTCCTCCACCTATATCATGAATTAATGTGCGATAAATGAATCTTATTAATAGTTATTCTATGCATTTACCACCGAGgcaatattaaacaaaacaataatataaaaatacattttatttatagtgtCCTTTTTACAGACGCGTAAGCAGTTTCACGGTACAAATGGACCCATCCATCTTATAACTGTTTCCCTTGGTCAGGGTCTCAGGCTTATCCCAGGCCAGCTAAGGCGTAAGACACCCAGGGCAGGATGCTGGTCCGCCATAGTATACATGCATTATGGACATCTGAGTAATGGCATTTAGTCTTTGAACCACAAGAGGAAAGCAGCACATCCATGGGAATCGTGCGTGCGCTGGAGAGAACAGCTCCATGCTCAcgtaggattcaaacccacaacgcTGTAGTTGTGATAGTACTGTGCTAAGCTGCCATGAGACTCTGGCACCAGAATGCATTTATGAGTTAACTACATAATGAAAAACTAGATGCAATCCTTAGCTGTATTTTAAAAAGGTCAAAAATCATTATGATTCTAATTAAACGATGGAAGAGTGCCTCAGCAACAGACAGCTGTGGAAATGAGATTACGTGAAAGGGCATGTCTATTTTTAGTTCCACCCCAAAGCTTGGCTGATTGGCACAATCACAGAAGTGCTTTGGTGTTGTACCAGCTCAGGACGAATGAACAGCTTAGCAGGAAGTGTTTGTCAAATCATCCTGTAAGATCAGACTTGTGCTCCTTGGTGTAGTGAGATGTCCTTCAGTTTGTATTATTAACTGTTAATTATTGATTATCattaactattattattataactattCTTTCAGAAGGTACCGCTTACCATTTTTCCGACCTGCCTTTCCTGGGGTTGTACTGGCCATCACATCCCAGCCTAACTGGACCAGTTATCAGCAGTTATTGATACTGGGTCTCTGTGGAATACATTTCTAAATGCATGGAGTAGTTACCACACACTTTTGAAGAATGCTTAAGTTGAGTAGTTAGCAGAGCAGGATCAGAAATGTGTGTAAAATAAAACCTTGACGAGTgtactgactgtgtgtgtaGTCACACGGAGACACACTTGTGTTGCTTGTAGTTCACAAGCTCCCCCTTATTTTCAGCAGTACTGGATATAATTATACACTCCTTGTCTGAACTGTGTTTTTCTTCTGT
Encoded here:
- the LOC111834301 gene encoding amphoterin-induced protein 1-like; translation: MPARRRRSSTMLSVNSVGEPNSGALCLSSGVDRNRCTQVALCISLLLGLLLPPPGAMGSNLNCHKTCICASNIVSCSKMNLTAVPAGLPWYAAVLDLSYNGISGLRAEWTIIKLPKLHSLLLSHNSLSFLSTQAFVHIARLRYLDLSSNALRQLDELIFEPLAQLEVLLLYNNHISQIDRSAFVGLSSLQKLYLSQNQVSRFPLELVKERTRLERLSLLDVSSNRLKALPIRELQALPAWIKNGLYFHNNPLDCNCELYSLLAHWNIRQLNSAMDFKDEHTCVLPGPQKAMVRIIDLNGEYMNCSTFAESDEEAYLDQTLILGCDTRHRDMVKTWVTPSNTVVPTAGNQSTVVLPDGSLRISPIRPGDSGLYTCFAVGQSVNETLYVLLRVHNFTLDGAGETLNTGYTTLVGCLASVVLVLVYLYLTPCRCFCCLGHGGRAKAHREDSVRSSALSASPGPDELGARAGLARHVAFIDPKELQGQNGKVGLVNEQEGEGQKSRRKKSDAESISSVFSDTPIVV